A genomic window from Cupriavidus basilensis includes:
- a CDS encoding cobyric acid synthase, giving the protein MVQGTTSDAGKSTLVAGLCRVLARAGVRVVPFKPQNMALNSAVTADGGEIGRAQALQAAAAGLAPHTDMNPVLLKPSSDTGAQIIIHGQARMDLDARAYHAYKPVAMQAVLASHQRLSSAYEVVMVEGAGSPAEINLRERDIANMGFAEAVDCPVVLVADIDRGGVFAHLVGTLDCLSASERARIKGFIINRFRGDIALLQPGLDWLEARTGKPVLGVLPYLHGLHLDAEDAIIGAQAAKRGELLRVIVPVLPRISNHTDFDALRAHPQVDLRFIGPGMPIPPADLIVLPGSKSVRADLAFLRANGWEPALLRHLRYGGKVIGICGGMQMLGRRVDDPAGNEGKAGSSEGFGLLDYDTVLAPHKQLRVVSGRLALDGATEATEATVQGYEIHMGVTTGPALARPALWLESERPDGAQSEDGQVLASYVHGLFDQPQACGALLRWAGLARAEGVDLAALREASLERLADTLVAHLDMGALLAPLQAP; this is encoded by the coding sequence ATGGTGCAGGGCACCACTTCCGACGCGGGCAAGAGCACGCTAGTGGCGGGCCTGTGCCGGGTGCTGGCGCGCGCCGGCGTGCGCGTGGTCCCGTTCAAGCCGCAGAACATGGCGCTCAACAGCGCGGTCACCGCGGACGGTGGCGAGATCGGGCGCGCCCAGGCCTTGCAGGCCGCCGCCGCCGGGCTGGCGCCGCACACCGATATGAACCCGGTGCTGCTCAAGCCGAGCAGCGATACGGGCGCTCAGATCATCATCCACGGCCAGGCGCGGATGGACCTGGACGCGCGGGCCTATCACGCCTACAAGCCGGTGGCGATGCAGGCGGTGCTGGCCTCGCACCAGCGTCTGTCCAGCGCCTACGAGGTGGTGATGGTGGAAGGCGCTGGCAGCCCGGCGGAGATCAACCTGCGCGAGCGCGACATCGCCAATATGGGTTTTGCCGAAGCGGTGGATTGCCCGGTGGTGCTGGTGGCCGACATCGACCGCGGCGGCGTGTTCGCCCATCTGGTGGGCACGCTGGACTGCCTGTCGGCGTCGGAGCGCGCGCGCATCAAGGGCTTCATCATCAACCGCTTCCGCGGCGATATCGCGCTGCTGCAGCCCGGGCTGGACTGGCTGGAGGCGCGCACCGGCAAGCCCGTGCTGGGCGTGCTGCCCTACCTGCACGGCTTGCACCTGGATGCCGAGGACGCCATCATCGGTGCGCAGGCGGCCAAGCGGGGCGAACTGCTGCGCGTGATCGTGCCGGTGTTGCCGCGCATTTCCAATCACACGGATTTCGATGCGCTGCGCGCGCATCCGCAGGTGGACCTGCGCTTTATTGGCCCCGGCATGCCGATCCCGCCGGCGGACCTGATCGTGTTGCCGGGCAGCAAGAGCGTGCGTGCCGACCTGGCTTTCCTGCGTGCCAATGGCTGGGAGCCAGCCTTGCTGCGGCACCTGCGCTATGGCGGCAAGGTCATCGGTATTTGCGGCGGCATGCAGATGCTGGGCCGGCGCGTGGATGACCCGGCAGGCAATGAAGGCAAGGCCGGCAGCAGCGAAGGCTTTGGCCTGCTCGATTACGACACCGTGCTGGCGCCGCACAAGCAGTTGCGCGTGGTGAGCGGCAGGCTGGCGCTGGATGGCGCCACCGAGGCCACCGAGGCCACCGTGCAGGGCTACGAGATCCATATGGGCGTGACCACAGGCCCCGCGCTGGCGCGCCCGGCGCTATGGCTGGAAAGCGAGCGCCCGGACGGTGCGCAATCGGAGGACGGGCAGGTGCTGGCCTCCTACGTGCACGGGCTGTTCGACCAGCCGCAGGCTTGCGGCGCACTGTTGCGCTGGGCTGGGCTGGCGCGGGCGGAGGGCGTCGACCTGGCC
- the cobU gene encoding bifunctional adenosylcobinamide kinase/adenosylcobinamide-phosphate guanylyltransferase yields the protein MTPANASATATEPVRASTHAPASERSPQAAPAPHAAAVPGRARQLTLVLGGARSGKSHFAEQMAADHAAATGGPVTYIATARHGQDSTDEEMEVRIALHRARRPAEWGLVEAPLHLADALYTHATHDGCILVDCVTLWLNNLLFLDARSYPEHGLVTPPAAFTEEIDALLSALPTLPGHVILVSNEIGFGVVPMGAITRFYVDELGRLNQKLAAAADRVRLLVAGIPVSVKGADPA from the coding sequence ATGACCCCGGCCAACGCTTCCGCCACCGCCACCGAGCCCGTGCGCGCATCCACCCATGCGCCGGCCAGCGAACGCTCGCCCCAGGCTGCACCCGCGCCGCACGCCGCTGCCGTCCCGGGCCGCGCGCGCCAGCTCACGCTGGTGCTGGGCGGCGCGCGCTCCGGCAAGAGCCACTTTGCCGAGCAGATGGCCGCCGACCATGCCGCTGCCACCGGCGGCCCCGTTACCTATATCGCTACCGCACGCCACGGCCAGGACAGCACCGACGAAGAGATGGAGGTGCGCATCGCGCTGCACCGCGCGCGGCGCCCGGCCGAGTGGGGCCTGGTCGAAGCGCCGCTGCATCTGGCGGATGCGCTATATACCCATGCCACCCACGATGGCTGCATACTGGTCGACTGCGTCACGCTGTGGCTCAACAACCTGCTGTTCCTCGATGCGCGCAGTTACCCCGAGCATGGCCTGGTAACGCCACCGGCCGCCTTCACCGAGGAAATCGACGCGCTGCTGTCTGCGCTGCCCACCCTGCCCGGGCATGTGATCCTGGTCTCCAACGAGATCGGCTTCGGCGTGGTGCCGATGGGCGCCATCACCCGCTTCTATGTCGACGAGCTGGGCCGCCTGAACCAGAAGCTGGCCGCCGCCGCGGACCGCGTGCGCCTGCTGGTGGCCGGTATCCCTGTCAGCGTGAAAGGCGCCGACCCGGCGTGA
- the cbiB gene encoding adenosylcobinamide-phosphate synthase CbiB, with product MSWLPSLPSLSSWWPFPLFSWQACVAAAAAGVLLDQWLGEPRRWHPLVGFGRLAAALERRLNRGQAGAPLRQRLTGLAAWALMVLVPAALAALLVHAAAQFSTALAWLLQALALYAALGARSLAQHIAPIATALTQGNLADARQLTARIVSRDTTDADTEALARAACESALENGNDAIFGALFWFLVGGAPAVVAYRLANTLDAMWGYRTPRLLYFGWAAARLDDVLNLAPARLTALSYALLGRTAQALRCWRAQAPAWSSPNAGPVMAAGAGAVGVALGGPARYHGEWEERPPLGMGHAPGAADVHACLRLVQRTLWLWLAASGASAALLHYGLA from the coding sequence ATGTCGTGGCTGCCATCGCTGCCATCGCTGTCCTCATGGTGGCCGTTTCCCCTATTCAGCTGGCAAGCCTGCGTGGCCGCGGCCGCGGCCGGCGTCTTGCTGGACCAATGGCTGGGCGAGCCGCGCCGCTGGCATCCGCTGGTTGGCTTCGGCCGCCTTGCCGCAGCACTTGAGCGCCGCCTGAACCGCGGCCAGGCCGGCGCGCCGCTGCGTCAGCGGCTCACCGGCCTGGCCGCCTGGGCGCTGATGGTGCTGGTGCCGGCCGCGCTGGCCGCGCTGCTGGTGCATGCCGCCGCGCAGTTCAGCACGGCGCTGGCGTGGCTGCTGCAAGCGCTGGCGCTCTACGCGGCACTGGGCGCGCGCAGCCTGGCCCAGCATATTGCGCCGATCGCCACGGCGCTCACGCAGGGCAATCTCGCCGATGCGCGCCAGCTCACGGCACGCATCGTCTCGCGCGACACCACCGACGCGGATACCGAAGCGCTGGCCCGCGCCGCCTGCGAATCGGCGCTGGAGAATGGCAACGACGCCATCTTCGGCGCCTTGTTCTGGTTCCTGGTCGGCGGCGCGCCCGCCGTGGTCGCCTATCGCCTGGCCAACACGCTCGATGCGATGTGGGGCTACCGCACGCCGCGCCTGCTGTATTTCGGCTGGGCGGCTGCGCGGCTTGACGATGTGCTCAACCTGGCGCCCGCCCGCCTGACCGCGCTCTCGTACGCGCTGCTCGGGCGCACTGCCCAGGCGCTGCGCTGCTGGCGCGCGCAGGCACCGGCATGGTCCAGCCCCAATGCAGGCCCGGTCATGGCGGCCGGCGCCGGTGCCGTCGGCGTGGCGCTGGGCGGCCCCGCCCGCTATCACGGCGAATGGGAAGAGCGCCCGCCGCTGGGCATGGGCCACGCGCCGGGCGCGGCCGATGTGCATGCCTGCCTGCGCCTTGTTCAGCGCACACTGTGGCTGTGGCTGGCCGCTTCCGGCGCCAGCGCCGCCCTTCTCCACTACGGCTTAGCATGA